In Phycisphaerae bacterium, one genomic interval encodes:
- a CDS encoding alpha/beta fold hydrolase encodes MAAEINKAARQRRWRRIKWSVRAGALLFVIGYLKFVGLDGKFYYPDQKQYDRPADYGLVHEDVWFTTRDGLKLHGWFLPAVGTPRGIVVHFHGNAANVTAHIGLIEWLPRAGYHVLMFDYRGFGQSQGRVTRAGTIADGHAAVDCALARPEAQGLPLCAYGQSLGGAVAIVVAAERPEVRAVVAESPFSAYRSVAARHARRLVPVDWLARFLATITVSDGDDPIAVVARLAPRPLLVIAAEQDEICFPDEARALYDAAGSPKDFWLVPGAEHLAIALEAQSELTARVRALFDQAALR; translated from the coding sequence ATGGCGGCTGAGATCAACAAGGCTGCGCGGCAGCGCCGGTGGCGGCGCATCAAGTGGAGTGTGCGGGCCGGTGCGCTGCTGTTTGTGATTGGATACCTGAAGTTTGTGGGCCTCGACGGCAAGTTCTACTATCCGGATCAAAAGCAGTACGACCGGCCCGCGGACTACGGCCTGGTCCACGAGGACGTCTGGTTCACCACGCGCGACGGGCTGAAGCTGCACGGCTGGTTCCTGCCGGCCGTCGGCACACCGCGCGGGATCGTTGTTCACTTTCATGGCAACGCGGCGAACGTCACGGCCCACATTGGACTGATCGAATGGCTGCCGCGCGCGGGCTACCACGTGCTCATGTTTGACTACCGCGGGTTCGGGCAGTCGCAGGGCCGCGTGACGCGCGCCGGCACGATCGCGGATGGCCATGCCGCCGTGGACTGCGCCCTGGCGCGCCCCGAGGCGCAGGGGCTGCCGCTCTGCGCGTACGGCCAGTCGCTCGGTGGGGCGGTCGCGATCGTGGTGGCGGCGGAGCGGCCGGAGGTGCGGGCCGTGGTGGCGGAGTCGCCGTTCAGCGCGTATCGCAGCGTTGCGGCGCGGCACGCGCGCCGGCTGGTGCCGGTGGACTGGCTCGCGCGCTTCCTCGCGACGATCACGGTGTCGGACGGCGACGATCCCATCGCTGTCGTCGCGCGACTGGCGCCGCGCCCCCTGTTGGTGATCGCGGCGGAGCAGGACGAGATCTGTTTCCCGGACGAGGCCCGTGCGCTGTACGACGCGGCGGGCAGCCCGAAGGACTTCTGGCTGGTCCCCGGCGCCGAGCACCTGGCGATCGCGCTGGAAGCCCAGTCCGAGCTGACCGCGCGGGTGCGCGCGCTGTTCGATCAGGCCGCGCTGCGCTAG
- a CDS encoding methyltransferase, which produces MDELRGYPLRRESIVVGGRIYELIMPADSNTLLDDARVAARFARDEYMPYWATLWPAARVLADVVATWEPVDSADAPQVLELGGGIGLVGLVAAARGYRVTISDYDEDALAFAAANAQRNELPPPATRYVDWRETYADLRPERILAADVLYEKRHLEPIARFVRQHLSPTGFALISDAHRSTADDFCDVARACELTVEITQHQQGRVFRLAHATTR; this is translated from the coding sequence ATGGACGAGCTGCGCGGCTATCCGCTGCGACGTGAATCCATCGTGGTCGGCGGGCGCATCTACGAGCTCATCATGCCCGCCGACAGCAACACGCTGCTTGACGACGCGCGCGTCGCGGCGCGTTTTGCGCGCGACGAGTACATGCCGTACTGGGCAACCCTCTGGCCCGCGGCGCGCGTGCTGGCCGACGTCGTTGCGACCTGGGAGCCGGTCGACTCCGCGGACGCGCCGCAGGTGCTCGAGCTGGGCGGCGGCATCGGCCTGGTCGGGCTCGTCGCCGCCGCGCGCGGGTACCGCGTGACGATCTCGGATTATGACGAAGACGCGCTGGCGTTTGCGGCGGCGAACGCGCAGCGAAACGAACTGCCGCCGCCGGCGACGCGCTATGTCGATTGGCGCGAGACGTACGCCGACCTGCGCCCGGAGCGGATTCTGGCCGCGGACGTGCTGTACGAGAAGCGGCACCTGGAGCCGATCGCGCGGTTTGTCCGGCAGCATTTGTCGCCGACAGGTTTTGCGCTGATCAGTGACGCGCATCGCTCGACGGCAGACGATTTTTGCGATGTGGCACGGGCCTGCGAGTTGACCGTCGAGATTACACAGCACCAGCAGGGGCGCGTGTTCCGGCTCGCACACGCCACGACCCGCTGA
- a CDS encoding GNAT family N-acetyltransferase — translation MTVNPRTRDDATPACRLTPFTPDWAPTVVRWVRDAQEAYWLAPKTPPPLTAAQILGWRKPEHCPYLLFAADHALPVAYGELNRLHGVRRQYWLGHLIVDAARRRRGYGVQLTRHLLHEAFVQRGAHRVTLVVFTENTAALACYRAAGMRDDGFEWHTFPAYGRRECLLRLAASAPPVS, via the coding sequence ATGACCGTCAATCCGCGCACGCGCGATGATGCCACGCCGGCCTGCCGACTGACGCCGTTCACGCCGGACTGGGCGCCGACCGTCGTCCGTTGGGTGCGCGATGCACAAGAGGCTTACTGGCTGGCGCCGAAGACACCGCCGCCGCTGACGGCCGCCCAGATCCTCGGTTGGCGCAAGCCGGAGCACTGCCCGTACCTGCTGTTCGCGGCGGACCACGCGTTGCCAGTGGCGTATGGCGAGTTGAACCGGCTGCACGGCGTGCGGCGGCAGTACTGGCTGGGGCACCTGATCGTGGACGCGGCGCGGCGGCGGCGTGGTTACGGTGTGCAGCTTACCCGGCACTTGCTGCACGAGGCGTTTGTGCAGCGGGGCGCGCACCGCGTGACTTTGGTCGTGTTCACGGAGAACACGGCGGCGCTGGCCTGCTACCGCGCGGCGGGGATGCGGGATGACGGCTTTGAATGGCACACCTTCCCAGCATACGGCCGGCGGGAATGCCTGCTGCGGCTGGCCGCCAGCGCCCCGCCCGTGAGCTAA
- the amrB gene encoding AmmeMemoRadiSam system protein B → MPAVRPTAVAGRFYPGTEAGCRELAAQYFQEPAARRAVGAVVPHAGWVYSGATAALGWSAIAAGEPDTIIVFGAVHGPDANVASACTRGGWDTPLGPLFIDEELAHALTQHPLIKDNPGAHRREHSIEVQLPLAKYLLPDVRFIPIGVRPSLEAPEIGRFCAAAARSMGRTVAFVGSTDLTHYGPAFGFEPHGRGEAGVRWAKEVNDRRMIDRIQAGDAAGIVPEAVANHNACGPGAIAALIGAMNELGGLTYRELRHTCSAECQTVMDRDPWNSVGYEAGVFVTES, encoded by the coding sequence ATGCCTGCCGTGCGACCCACCGCCGTTGCCGGACGGTTCTACCCGGGGACAGAAGCGGGCTGTCGCGAGTTGGCGGCGCAGTACTTCCAGGAGCCGGCCGCTCGGCGCGCGGTCGGCGCCGTTGTGCCGCACGCGGGCTGGGTCTACAGCGGTGCCACCGCCGCCCTGGGATGGTCAGCCATTGCGGCCGGCGAGCCGGACACGATCATCGTCTTTGGCGCCGTGCACGGACCGGACGCGAACGTGGCCAGCGCCTGCACGCGGGGCGGATGGGACACCCCGCTCGGACCGCTTTTCATCGATGAAGAGCTGGCACACGCATTGACGCAGCATCCCCTCATCAAGGATAACCCGGGAGCACATCGGCGCGAGCATTCCATCGAGGTTCAGTTGCCACTGGCAAAGTACCTGCTGCCGGACGTGCGTTTTATACCCATCGGCGTGCGTCCCAGCCTAGAGGCTCCGGAAATCGGTCGTTTCTGTGCTGCCGCGGCGCGCAGCATGGGACGCACGGTGGCTTTCGTGGGATCGACGGACCTGACGCACTACGGCCCGGCATTCGGGTTTGAGCCGCACGGGCGCGGCGAGGCTGGTGTTCGCTGGGCGAAGGAAGTGAATGATCGTCGGATGATTGATCGGATCCAGGCGGGCGATGCAGCCGGGATCGTGCCGGAGGCCGTCGCGAACCACAATGCCTGCGGACCCGGGGCGATCGCGGCTCTGATCGGCGCGATGAATGAGTTAGGGGGGCTGACTTACCGTGAGCTGCGACACACGTGCAGTGCGGAATGCCAGACCGTCATGGACCGCGATCCCTGGAATTCCGTGGGATACGAGGCCGGGGTGTTTGTGACCGAATCCTGA
- a CDS encoding ParB/RepB/Spo0J family partition protein, whose translation MAKTPNRLGRGLNALITPRETQPRSSPHHVSTQPSAGQIQTLAINRIKPNPRQPRTTFDEQTLKDLADSIRDRGMLQPIVVRGTEDGQFEIVAGERRWRAARSAGLEAVPAIVREFTDAQAFETALVENLQREDLAPLERAAAYQHYLDTFGGTIEDLATRVSESRANISNYLRLLKLQPEVCYLLGSGELSMGHARAIAGIDDPKRQLAIAKMVARRNLSVRQVEELARAASEPAHMPPEPTPELDSQRRHLSAVADALSKSLGLRVRLFPGRKKNSGRVVINYGTLEEFDHLAEHLGGKVHLE comes from the coding sequence ATGGCCAAGACACCCAATCGACTCGGCCGCGGCCTCAATGCTTTGATCACTCCGCGCGAGACGCAGCCGCGCAGCTCGCCCCATCACGTCTCCACGCAACCAAGCGCCGGGCAAATCCAGACGCTCGCCATCAACCGCATCAAGCCCAACCCGCGTCAACCGCGCACCACCTTCGACGAGCAGACGCTCAAAGACCTCGCGGACTCGATTCGCGACCGCGGCATGCTGCAGCCGATCGTTGTGCGTGGCACCGAGGACGGGCAGTTCGAAATCGTCGCCGGCGAACGACGCTGGCGCGCGGCGCGGTCCGCCGGCCTGGAAGCCGTCCCCGCCATCGTCCGCGAGTTCACCGACGCCCAGGCATTTGAGACCGCCCTGGTGGAGAACCTCCAGCGCGAGGACCTCGCGCCGCTGGAACGCGCTGCCGCCTACCAGCACTATCTCGACACGTTCGGCGGCACCATCGAAGACCTAGCCACGCGCGTGTCTGAGAGCCGGGCTAACATCTCGAACTATCTACGATTACTGAAATTACAGCCAGAGGTCTGCTACCTCCTCGGCAGCGGCGAACTCAGCATGGGCCATGCCCGTGCTATCGCGGGCATCGACGATCCAAAGCGCCAGCTCGCCATCGCCAAAATGGTCGCCCGGAGAAACTTGTCGGTACGTCAAGTCGAGGAGCTCGCCCGGGCTGCGAGCGAACCGGCACATATGCCACCCGAGCCCACACCCGAGCTGGATTCTCAGCGGCGTCATCTGTCCGCCGTGGCCGACGCGCTGAGCAAGTCATTGGGCCTGCGTGTGCGCCTCTTCCCTGGCCGGAAGAAGAACTCCGGACGCGTCGTCATCAACTATGGCACACTGGAAGAGTTCGACCACCTCGCCGAACACTTGGGGGGCAAGGTTCACCTGGAGTGA
- a CDS encoding tyrosine-protein phosphatase, protein MNVPRFVRRLFRAPYDGLQHFGVVAAGTLYRCGQPTPAELTDLIARYGLRTVVSLRGQRDEDDPDAWERDERAVCAAQGVEFVTIPCNHKNPPNSAQAEQFLGVCRDPARRPVLVHCRLGQQRTLLFCALYRVHIDGLAPEVAEREMDALGFGARKRRHRKLLAAFRALARPADAPAPLLSR, encoded by the coding sequence GTGAATGTCCCCCGCTTCGTTCGTCGGCTGTTCCGTGCGCCGTATGACGGCCTGCAACACTTCGGCGTGGTCGCCGCGGGCACGCTGTACCGCTGTGGCCAGCCCACGCCGGCCGAGTTGACGGACCTGATTGCGCGCTATGGGCTGCGCACGGTGGTCAGTCTGCGCGGGCAGCGCGATGAAGACGATCCCGACGCGTGGGAGCGCGACGAGCGCGCGGTGTGCGCGGCGCAGGGCGTGGAATTCGTGACGATCCCCTGCAATCACAAAAACCCGCCCAATTCCGCCCAGGCCGAGCAATTTCTGGGCGTCTGTCGCGACCCGGCCCGGCGCCCGGTGCTCGTGCATTGCCGCCTGGGCCAGCAGCGCACGCTGCTGTTTTGCGCGCTGTATCGCGTGCACATCGACGGCCTCGCGCCGGAGGTCGCGGAGCGCGAGATGGACGCGCTGGGCTTCGGGGCGCGCAAGCGCCGCCACCGGAAACTGCTCGCGGCCTTTCGCGCCCTGGCGCGCCCGGCCGACGCGCCGGCGCCGCTATTATCTAGATAG
- the holA gene encoding DNA polymerase III subunit delta, producing the protein MPQRPANPALVVIYGDDTHQKSTALIAALNKLLPPGVDRSLALTEYDGARDPDDGGPVLSAVLEDLGTLPFLADRRVVLIRDADEFITAHRARLEQYVAKPAPTGTLVLECRSFPRTTRLAKAALAAGGQLTECRKLVGRAAVDFVLAQAGAQGLRIEPAAAARLVDLVGLEAGLLISEIEKLCLYAAGRKAITDEDVSALVGQSREEKIFAVMDAAAAGRLPDALRLWHDVLATDRGAVFKVLGGMAYKIRQWLAAHRAVAGGATLSEVASKLMMWRRERELEILLRRLPAAFLRRFLAAIGNLDSQAKSGARSIETGVELMLVRLAAPAR; encoded by the coding sequence ATGCCCCAACGACCCGCCAATCCCGCCCTCGTCGTCATCTACGGGGACGATACACACCAGAAATCCACGGCCCTGATCGCGGCGCTCAACAAGCTCCTTCCCCCCGGCGTCGATCGCAGCCTCGCCCTCACCGAGTACGACGGCGCGCGCGACCCCGACGATGGTGGCCCGGTGTTGTCCGCCGTGCTCGAAGACCTCGGCACGCTGCCATTCCTGGCTGATCGACGCGTCGTGCTGATCCGCGACGCGGACGAGTTCATCACCGCGCACCGTGCGCGACTGGAGCAATATGTCGCCAAGCCTGCGCCGACCGGCACGCTCGTGCTCGAATGCCGCAGCTTCCCGCGCACCACGCGCCTGGCGAAGGCGGCCCTGGCGGCCGGCGGGCAACTGACCGAATGCCGCAAGCTCGTCGGCCGCGCCGCCGTCGATTTCGTGCTCGCCCAGGCCGGCGCGCAGGGCCTGCGCATCGAGCCCGCGGCGGCGGCGCGCCTCGTTGACCTGGTCGGACTGGAGGCCGGGCTCCTAATCTCCGAGATCGAGAAGCTGTGTCTGTACGCCGCCGGCCGCAAGGCTATCACCGATGAGGACGTGAGTGCGCTGGTCGGACAAAGCCGCGAGGAGAAGATCTTCGCGGTCATGGACGCCGCCGCCGCCGGGCGCCTGCCCGACGCGCTGCGCCTGTGGCACGACGTGCTGGCGACCGATCGTGGCGCGGTTTTCAAGGTCCTCGGCGGCATGGCCTATAAGATCCGCCAATGGCTGGCCGCCCACCGCGCGGTCGCCGGCGGGGCCACACTGTCCGAGGTCGCCTCGAAGCTCATGATGTGGCGGCGTGAACGCGAGCTGGAGATCCTGCTCCGCCGCCTGCCGGCAGCCTTCCTCCGCCGTTTCCTGGCGGCAATCGGCAACCTGGACTCACAAGCCAAGTCGGGGGCGCGGTCGATAGAAACGGGCGTGGAGCTGATGCTCGTGAGGCTCGCCGCCCCGGCGCGCTGA
- a CDS encoding tetratricopeptide repeat protein translates to MKRLVLIPLLVLALPRPSAHADPLPSYVAAREIVLEYRTANAVAVGGADLWVSTDRGRTWRGADAEPAGQRSLRYTAAADGRYDFYVVLRNAAGTSADPPVPGTTPTVSIIVDTTPPLLQIHSAQVETIDGEAVIRLKVSLVEEHLADGGLRVFYRTTPGQWQDGGTATVDNGALRWAPPASVHSAELDVRCVATDLAGNHCAAQAVGIALPSPRADAPASQPAATQPALTSAPAELAPDGPLLADATQLQHLRTLAARFMSEGRYDLAAARYEDAVALAPHDADLLVELGGALYRAGRLTEANTRFDAARSALPEHAGAIEGLALVAATERRYAQARAHLQQLQRLRPDSGLVWLRAGDVEHRLGNTAQALAAWRRVLTAADADADLRAKAQRRLEYFDPEHAATPGTAPTDEKCPNDPPIPPSSSSTGTIHTRNPRP, encoded by the coding sequence ATGAAGCGCTTGGTCCTGATCCCCCTGCTGGTGCTGGCTCTGCCGCGCCCCAGTGCGCACGCCGACCCGCTCCCCAGCTACGTCGCGGCGCGCGAGATCGTGCTCGAGTACCGCACCGCGAACGCGGTCGCCGTGGGCGGCGCCGACCTGTGGGTGTCCACGGACCGGGGACGCACCTGGCGCGGCGCCGACGCCGAGCCGGCGGGTCAGCGCTCCCTACGCTACACCGCGGCCGCGGACGGGCGCTACGATTTTTACGTGGTGCTGCGCAATGCGGCCGGCACCTCGGCCGACCCGCCCGTGCCCGGGACCACACCCACCGTCTCGATCATCGTGGACACGACACCGCCGCTGCTGCAAATTCACAGCGCGCAGGTTGAAACCATCGACGGCGAGGCGGTCATCCGGTTGAAGGTCAGCCTGGTCGAGGAACACCTCGCGGACGGTGGCCTGCGCGTCTTTTATAGGACAACGCCCGGCCAGTGGCAGGATGGCGGCACCGCCACCGTCGACAACGGCGCGCTGCGCTGGGCGCCACCCGCGAGCGTGCACAGCGCCGAGCTGGACGTCCGTTGCGTCGCCACCGATCTCGCGGGAAATCACTGCGCGGCACAAGCCGTGGGCATCGCCCTCCCCAGCCCGCGCGCCGACGCCCCGGCCAGCCAACCGGCTGCGACACAGCCGGCGCTGACCTCCGCCCCGGCGGAACTGGCACCCGACGGGCCGCTGCTAGCCGACGCCACTCAACTGCAACATCTGCGCACGCTGGCCGCACGCTTCATGTCCGAGGGGCGCTACGACCTGGCGGCGGCACGCTATGAGGACGCCGTGGCGCTGGCACCCCACGATGCCGATCTGCTGGTGGAACTGGGCGGCGCGCTCTACCGCGCGGGCCGTCTGACTGAGGCCAACACGCGCTTCGACGCCGCGCGCAGCGCGCTGCCCGAGCACGCCGGCGCCATCGAAGGCCTGGCACTGGTCGCCGCCACCGAAAGACGCTACGCTCAAGCCCGCGCGCACCTGCAGCAGCTGCAGCGCCTGCGACCCGATTCCGGGCTGGTGTGGCTGCGGGCGGGCGACGTCGAACACCGGCTGGGCAATACCGCCCAGGCGCTGGCCGCGTGGCGCAGGGTGCTCACCGCCGCCGACGCGGACGCGGACCTGCGCGCGAAGGCCCAGCGCCGGCTCGAGTACTTTGACCCGGAGCACGCTGCCACTCCCGGCACGGCGCCGACGGATGAAAAATGCCCCAACGACCCGCCAATCCCGCCCTCGTCGTCATCTACGGGGACGATACACACCAGAAATCCACGGCCCTGA
- a CDS encoding TlpA family protein disulfide reductase: protein MLTVTRRAASSFKLALAWSAAVFLLALPVARAQEAQSQPASQPAVQPSNPETHQKALALLDTALAKYRAARSYQDEFAGHMEVVATDKDGKDVGQSNDYLAGLLYGGANRLALSTDSFSIHCDGKQLWLYTAALDAYTETAAPERVDYDKLTEDLLVNDPPHPILFVLSQPDKKFQELFPMVREFTAVTREEFDGRPGTRLAGIFDASQTPFEFGDELVPFSLWLDEKTGLAGELRLELTTVLRKVLGLEEGAREDGGDEDLDVPGMPKKLDKAVATATFKGVKLDGDIPAERFVFKPEPGTPKVDKFDWDSLMQPPDPQSLLGKPAPAFAGDGVDEKPLSLESLRGRVVVLDFWATWCMPCVQSMPQIQKLADKYADQPVTVIGLNQDERGKDKKIREFLADKKITFRQFLDPAGKLGRKFKVAAIPCTFVLDKQGVVQAVHVGMAQDLETTIGGEIEKLLKGEQVYDPTKPKAEEKPAEAPPAPAPQ from the coding sequence ATGTTGACCGTGACTCGCCGGGCCGCATCGTCGTTCAAGCTTGCGCTCGCGTGGAGCGCCGCCGTATTCCTGCTGGCGCTGCCGGTGGCGCGCGCCCAGGAAGCCCAGTCGCAGCCGGCATCGCAGCCGGCCGTCCAACCCAGCAACCCCGAAACGCACCAGAAGGCCCTGGCCCTGCTCGACACCGCACTCGCCAAGTACCGCGCGGCCAGGTCGTACCAGGACGAATTCGCCGGCCACATGGAAGTCGTCGCCACCGACAAGGACGGCAAGGACGTCGGCCAGTCGAACGACTACCTCGCCGGACTGCTCTACGGTGGCGCGAACCGCCTCGCCCTGTCGACCGACAGTTTTTCGATCCACTGCGACGGCAAGCAGCTCTGGCTCTACACCGCCGCGCTGGACGCGTATACCGAGACCGCCGCCCCAGAGCGCGTCGACTATGACAAGCTGACGGAGGACCTGCTGGTCAACGACCCGCCGCACCCGATCCTGTTCGTCCTCAGCCAGCCTGACAAGAAATTCCAGGAGCTGTTCCCGATGGTGCGCGAATTCACCGCGGTGACGCGCGAGGAATTCGACGGCCGCCCGGGGACGCGCCTGGCGGGGATCTTCGACGCCTCCCAGACGCCGTTCGAGTTCGGCGACGAACTGGTGCCGTTCAGCCTGTGGCTCGATGAGAAAACCGGGCTGGCGGGCGAGCTGCGCCTGGAGTTGACCACGGTGCTCCGCAAGGTGCTCGGCCTGGAAGAAGGGGCGCGGGAGGACGGCGGCGACGAAGACCTGGATGTCCCCGGCATGCCGAAGAAACTGGACAAGGCCGTGGCGACCGCGACGTTCAAGGGCGTCAAGCTCGACGGCGACATCCCCGCCGAGCGCTTCGTGTTCAAGCCCGAGCCCGGCACGCCGAAGGTCGACAAGTTCGACTGGGATTCGCTCATGCAGCCGCCGGACCCGCAGAGCCTGCTGGGCAAGCCCGCGCCGGCGTTCGCGGGCGACGGCGTGGATGAGAAGCCGCTGTCGCTGGAGAGTCTGCGCGGCCGCGTGGTCGTGCTGGATTTCTGGGCGACCTGGTGCATGCCCTGCGTGCAGTCGATGCCGCAGATCCAAAAGCTGGCGGACAAGTACGCCGATCAGCCGGTCACGGTCATCGGCCTGAACCAGGACGAGCGCGGCAAGGACAAGAAGATCAGGGAGTTCCTCGCGGATAAGAAGATCACGTTCCGGCAGTTCCTCGATCCGGCGGGCAAGCTTGGTCGCAAGTTCAAGGTCGCCGCGATCCCGTGCACGTTCGTACTGGACAAGCAGGGCGTGGTGCAGGCGGTGCACGTCGGGATGGCGCAGGACCTGGAGACGACGATCGGCGGCGAGATCGAGAAGCTGCTGAAGGGCGAGCAGGTGTACGACCCGACCAAGCCCAAGGCGGAAGAGAAGCCCGCGGAAGCGCCGCCCGCGCCGGCTCCGCAGTAG
- a CDS encoding ACT domain-containing protein, translating into MPFEINRASVWAGELQDHPGALAEALGGLQRAGVNLEFVILRPTAPMSHLGVLFVAPIAGTAQERAATEAGLRKAESIHALRLVGPDHPGLVADLSRAFASAGLNIAGLSAASLAGQAVIYVRFECAADADRAAQLVIGLPG; encoded by the coding sequence ATGCCGTTCGAGATCAACCGCGCCAGCGTCTGGGCCGGCGAGTTGCAGGACCACCCGGGGGCCTTGGCGGAGGCGCTCGGGGGCCTGCAGCGCGCCGGGGTGAACCTGGAATTCGTTATCCTGCGCCCGACAGCTCCGATGTCCCATCTCGGCGTGCTGTTCGTCGCCCCGATCGCCGGCACTGCCCAGGAGCGCGCCGCGACGGAGGCCGGCCTGCGGAAGGCCGAGAGCATCCACGCGTTGCGGCTGGTTGGCCCCGATCACCCGGGCCTGGTCGCCGACCTGTCACGGGCCTTCGCCAGCGCCGGGCTCAACATCGCGGGCCTGTCCGCGGCGTCGCTGGCCGGCCAGGCGGTCATCTATGTGCGCTTTGAGTGCGCGGCAGACGCCGACCGCGCCGCCCAGCTCGTGATCGGCCTGCCGGGCTGA
- a CDS encoding GIY-YIG nuclease family protein, with amino-acid sequence MARLQPALADWPDAGVYQLRLRVSVALRLTVGRLGRWALPAGEYVYTGRATRGLRARVRRHICGGRCRHWHIDYLLARHGVQITDVTLASRCAADECAVNQRTEGRVVIPGFGASDCRRGCGAHLLRLTFA; translated from the coding sequence TTGGCCCGGCTCCAGCCGGCACTCGCCGACTGGCCGGATGCCGGAGTGTATCAGCTTCGTCTGCGCGTGTCAGTTGCGCTGCGGCTGACCGTCGGCCGGCTGGGCCGCTGGGCGCTGCCGGCGGGCGAATACGTGTACACCGGGCGGGCGACGCGCGGGCTGCGCGCCCGCGTCCGCCGGCACATCTGCGGCGGCCGCTGCCGGCACTGGCACATCGACTACCTGCTCGCGCGGCACGGAGTGCAGATCACGGATGTGACGCTGGCGTCGCGCTGCGCCGCCGATGAGTGCGCTGTCAACCAGCGAACGGAGGGCCGCGTCGTCATTCCCGGCTTCGGCGCGTCCGATTGTCGTCGCGGCTGCGGCGCGCACTTGCTACGGCTGACCTTCGCTTGA
- a CDS encoding nucleotide pyrophosphohydrolase: protein MQIREFQQLIDRMYSDKDRARGAAKTFLWFAEEVGELASAIAGKGDRANLAGEFADVLAWLVTLANVEGVDLEEAIRKFTAGCPGCGQVVCRCNSKLT from the coding sequence GTGCAGATTCGCGAATTTCAGCAATTGATTGACCGGATGTACTCGGACAAGGACCGGGCGCGCGGGGCGGCGAAGACGTTCCTCTGGTTTGCGGAGGAGGTGGGCGAGCTCGCCAGCGCGATCGCGGGCAAGGGCGACCGGGCGAATCTGGCGGGCGAGTTTGCGGATGTGCTGGCGTGGCTTGTCACGCTCGCGAACGTCGAGGGTGTCGACCTTGAAGAGGCGATTCGCAAGTTCACGGCGGGCTGCCCGGGCTGCGGCCAGGTCGTGTGCCGATGTAATTCAAAACTCACGTGA
- a CDS encoding sulfide/dihydroorotate dehydrogenase-like FAD/NAD-binding protein, giving the protein MFRILDTKQLASDVKWFKIAAPLVAKHRQPGQFVILRLDETGERIPLTMADADPRAGTIELIVKAIGKTTKLLFAKNAGDTISDVMGPLGRPTEIEAVGHAVLVGGGVGTAVIYPLAKALRAAGCYVSSITGGRTKELVVLEDELKKVSDVVYACTDDGSYGFKGTVADKLKELMNDQARPIGAVYAAGPVIMMKVISDLTRPAGIKTIVSLNPIMVDGTGMCGGCRVTVGGKTQFACVDGPEFDGHAVDYAELSDRLTAYRAQEKTALERMEHECKLGGVTK; this is encoded by the coding sequence ATGTTCCGGATTCTCGACACGAAGCAACTGGCGTCCGACGTGAAGTGGTTCAAGATCGCGGCCCCCCTGGTCGCCAAACACCGCCAGCCCGGGCAGTTCGTTATTCTGCGGCTGGACGAGACCGGCGAACGCATCCCGCTCACGATGGCCGACGCCGACCCCCGGGCCGGCACCATCGAGCTGATCGTGAAGGCGATCGGCAAGACCACGAAGCTCCTGTTTGCCAAGAACGCCGGTGACACCATCAGCGATGTCATGGGCCCGCTTGGCCGGCCGACCGAGATCGAAGCCGTCGGCCACGCGGTGCTCGTGGGCGGCGGCGTGGGGACCGCGGTCATCTACCCGCTCGCCAAGGCCCTGCGCGCCGCAGGCTGCTACGTTAGCTCGATCACGGGCGGGCGCACGAAAGAGCTGGTCGTGCTGGAGGACGAGCTAAAAAAGGTCTCCGATGTCGTCTATGCCTGCACGGACGACGGCAGCTACGGCTTCAAGGGCACGGTCGCGGACAAGCTCAAAGAGCTGATGAATGACCAGGCGCGCCCGATCGGCGCCGTCTACGCCGCCGGCCCGGTGATCATGATGAAAGTGATTTCGGACCTCACGCGCCCGGCGGGGATCAAGACGATCGTGTCGCTGAATCCGATCATGGTGGACGGCACGGGCATGTGTGGCGGCTGCCGCGTGACGGTGGGCGGCAAGACGCAGTTCGCCTGTGTCGACGGCCCGGAATTCGACGGCCACGCCGTGGATTACGCGGAGCTCTCGGACCGCCTGACGGCGTACCGGGCGCAGGAAAAGACCGCGCTGGAGCGGATGGAACACGAATGCAAGCTGGGAGGAGTGACAAAGTAA